One window of Psychrobacillus sp. FSL H8-0483 genomic DNA carries:
- the dtd gene encoding D-aminoacyl-tRNA deacylase, producing the protein MKVLLQRCKNAKVTVDGEVTGKIDHGYLLLVGITTTDSDVEITYLADKIAGLRLFEDEDGKMNHSIEEARGAILSVSQFTLYADTRKGRRPSFTDAARPEIAKPLWELFNKKLRDKGFTVETGVFGAMMDVTFTNDGPVTIMLEA; encoded by the coding sequence ATGAAAGTGTTGCTTCAACGTTGCAAAAATGCAAAGGTCACTGTCGATGGAGAAGTGACAGGGAAAATAGACCATGGCTACTTACTTTTAGTAGGTATAACGACAACAGATAGTGATGTAGAAATAACATATCTAGCAGATAAAATTGCAGGTTTGCGTTTATTTGAAGACGAGGATGGAAAGATGAACCATTCCATCGAAGAGGCCCGTGGAGCTATTCTTTCTGTATCGCAATTTACATTGTATGCTGATACTAGAAAAGGTAGAAGACCAAGTTTTACCGATGCGGCTCGTCCAGAAATTGCAAAGCCGTTATGGGAGCTATTTAATAAAAAGCTTCGTGACAAAGGTTTTACCGTGGAAACTGGGGTTTTTGGTGCCATGATGGACGTCACCTTTACAAACGATGGTCCAGTTACCATTATGTTAGAGGCTTAG